In Nostoc sp. CENA543, a single genomic region encodes these proteins:
- a CDS encoding amidohydrolase family protein, with amino-acid sequence MLDLLIQNGLIFDGLGSAPVRGDIGIKNGKIINLAPSLNIPAREVVDAAGLWVTPGFIDIHTHYDLELEISPGLSESVRHGVTSVVIGNCSLSIAIGEPQMLADIFQRVETLSHRLIAKWLQKSVSWQTPAEYLQHLQQLPLGVNIAPLLGHSALRAEVMGLERSLKVQPSKFELKVMQRIAADALDAGFVGISIDMFPWHRMSGEWRGMTIPSQHAKYKEYAMLADLCRKRDRVFQVTPNLQRLASFVDILRMGVGIGKRPLRLTVLSALDAVHNRHLWKIFSPILYIWNHLLGGNVRFQTLTEPFTIYSDGSVTPLFEDFPTGAQLNSCNSRQERQKLWQSPVFRRQFRQEWLKGKHRSFHRDLNLITVVQCPQTSWEGLSFAEIARQHQQEPVDFFIQALQEYDTDLRWVGTGANDRLQTRLALMQHPYILPGFTDAGAHVRNLGYYDGALSLLKQAVTTKFMSPEAAIYRVTGEPAQWFRLDTGVLKIGAKADIVLLNPDALNQPISPQVEILDPVLDGEPRMVKRGSDEIVTAVYINGVRVVSQGKVSDRLGCEKLGSVLSPC; translated from the coding sequence ATGTTAGATTTATTAATTCAAAATGGGTTAATTTTTGATGGTTTAGGATCTGCGCCTGTGCGGGGAGATATCGGAATTAAAAATGGAAAGATTATCAACCTTGCACCTTCGTTAAATATCCCAGCGCGGGAAGTGGTTGACGCTGCTGGGTTGTGGGTGACACCAGGATTTATTGATATTCATACTCACTATGATTTAGAGTTAGAAATTTCACCAGGACTAAGTGAATCAGTGCGTCATGGTGTGACGAGTGTAGTTATTGGTAATTGTAGTTTGTCCATCGCCATTGGTGAGCCGCAAATGCTGGCGGATATTTTTCAAAGGGTGGAGACGCTTTCCCATCGGTTAATTGCCAAATGGCTGCAAAAGTCGGTGTCTTGGCAAACTCCCGCCGAATATTTACAACATTTACAGCAGTTACCTTTGGGAGTGAATATTGCACCTTTGCTGGGACATAGTGCTTTACGTGCGGAAGTTATGGGGTTAGAACGCAGTTTAAAGGTGCAGCCTAGCAAATTCGAGTTAAAAGTGATGCAGCGCATAGCCGCAGATGCTTTAGATGCAGGCTTTGTCGGTATTTCTATTGATATGTTTCCTTGGCATCGGATGAGTGGAGAATGGCGGGGGATGACAATTCCCTCACAACACGCCAAGTATAAAGAATACGCGATGTTGGCGGATTTGTGTAGAAAGCGCGATCGCGTTTTTCAAGTCACTCCTAATTTACAACGCCTTGCTTCCTTTGTAGATATTCTCCGCATGGGTGTAGGTATAGGTAAACGTCCACTGAGGTTAACTGTCCTCTCCGCTTTAGATGCTGTCCATAATCGTCACCTCTGGAAAATATTTTCTCCGATTCTGTACATCTGGAATCATTTGCTGGGCGGGAATGTCCGCTTTCAAACCCTAACTGAACCCTTCACAATTTACTCCGATGGTTCTGTTACCCCGTTATTTGAAGACTTCCCCACAGGCGCGCAACTCAATAGCTGTAATTCCCGCCAAGAAAGGCAAAAGCTTTGGCAATCTCCTGTATTTCGTCGTCAATTCCGCCAAGAATGGCTGAAGGGAAAACATAGATCATTTCATCGTGATTTAAATTTGATCACCGTTGTGCAGTGTCCCCAAACTAGTTGGGAAGGCTTAAGTTTCGCGGAAATTGCCCGTCAACACCAACAAGAACCGGTAGATTTTTTTATCCAAGCCTTGCAGGAATACGACACAGATTTACGCTGGGTAGGGACAGGTGCAAATGACCGTTTACAGACCCGTTTAGCGTTAATGCAGCACCCTTACATTCTCCCAGGATTTACGGATGCTGGCGCGCACGTTCGTAACTTGGGCTACTACGATGGGGCGTTATCTTTACTTAAACAAGCTGTAACTACCAAATTTATGTCCCCAGAGGCGGCGATTTATCGCGTTACCGGAGAACCTGCCCAATGGTTTCGCTTAGATACGGGAGTCCTAAAAATAGGTGCGAAAGCCGATATAGTTTTACTCAATCCCGATGCTTTAAATCAACCCATCAGCCCCCAAGTGGAAATTTTAGATCCGGTTTTGGATGGTGAACCCAGAATGGTGAAACGTGGTTCAGATGAGATTGTTACCGCAGTGTATATTAATGGGGTGCGCGTGGTTAGTCAAGGTAAAGTGAGCGATCGCTTGGGATGTGAAAAATTGGGAAGTGTTTTGTCTCCGTGTTAA
- a CDS encoding glycosyltransferase family 2 protein, with protein MRNTHQPISTRRFQATLVVLLIWVVVSLLHWRPETRWFMVGLTAVFSIQTIRMLMAKPAAPVITRLAEPPKVSILVPAKNESAVLSALVYNLYQLDYPSDRLDIWIIDDGSTDATPEILRQLQTQFPTLQVYSRESQGGKSGALNAVFPHTQGEIILICDADALLPGNFLQQTVPLFQKPSIGAVQVRKAIINADINFLTRCQQMEMCCDSFLQTHRLAIGGMSELRGNGMLVRRDILEKCQGWNENTITDDLDLCFRIYLAGAEIEFLPTTSIQEEGVNNWKNLWFQRRRWAEGGYQRYLDYFPQIFTLGWVKEIDLILFFLLQFLLPIGLVPDLLWTIFYRDTPVLLPLQTILSIILTVAFMAGLYQYQNLRRLSLIWATIQGSIYMVHWIPVMIVTTFKMCVQSRRSPWVKTEHMGCNNTNNKGLSNG; from the coding sequence ATGAGAAACACTCATCAGCCAATTTCTACTCGCCGATTTCAGGCTACCTTAGTAGTATTGCTGATTTGGGTTGTTGTCAGTTTACTACACTGGCGACCGGAAACACGGTGGTTCATGGTGGGACTAACGGCGGTTTTTAGTATCCAAACCATCCGAATGCTGATGGCTAAACCGGCCGCACCAGTTATTACCCGTCTCGCTGAACCACCAAAAGTCTCAATTTTAGTTCCAGCCAAAAATGAAAGTGCTGTCTTGAGTGCTTTAGTTTACAACTTATACCAATTGGATTATCCTAGCGATCGCCTGGATATTTGGATTATTGACGATGGTAGTACCGATGCTACACCTGAGATATTAAGGCAATTACAAACTCAATTTCCCACACTCCAAGTTTATAGCCGAGAATCACAAGGTGGAAAATCAGGGGCGTTAAATGCTGTTTTTCCCCACACCCAAGGGGAAATCATCTTAATTTGTGATGCGGATGCTTTATTACCTGGGAACTTCCTACAGCAAACAGTCCCGTTATTCCAAAAACCTAGTATTGGTGCAGTACAAGTGCGAAAAGCAATCATCAATGCAGACATCAATTTTTTGACTCGTTGTCAGCAAATGGAAATGTGTTGTGATAGCTTTTTGCAAACCCATCGCTTGGCTATAGGCGGAATGTCTGAGTTACGGGGGAATGGGATGTTAGTCAGACGAGATATATTAGAAAAGTGTCAGGGGTGGAATGAGAATACTATTACAGATGATTTGGATTTGTGTTTTAGGATTTATTTAGCTGGGGCTGAAATTGAGTTTTTACCCACTACAAGTATTCAGGAAGAGGGTGTAAATAATTGGAAAAATCTTTGGTTTCAACGTCGTCGCTGGGCTGAGGGTGGTTATCAGCGTTATTTGGATTATTTCCCGCAAATTTTCACCTTGGGTTGGGTAAAGGAAATTGATTTAATTTTATTTTTTCTCTTGCAATTTCTCTTACCGATAGGGCTAGTTCCTGATTTATTGTGGACAATATTTTACAGAGATACCCCAGTTTTATTACCACTGCAAACTATACTAAGTATTATTTTAACAGTAGCTTTCATGGCTGGACTTTATCAATATCAAAATTTACGGAGATTGTCTTTAATTTGGGCAACAATTCAAGGCTCTATTTATATGGTGCATTGGATTCCGGTAATGATTGTAACCACTTTTAAGATGTGTGTACAGAGTAGGCGATCGCCTTGGGTGAAAACTGAGCATATGGGGTGCAATAATACTAATAACAAAGGACTATCAAATGGATAA
- a CDS encoding nuclear transport factor 2 family protein, with protein MTQQKWLTKCTQLLCSILLVLGIWCLPQAALADNQQEINSILQTREIALEAINNRDFSKVQPYLHPSFTITTVDNQVFHKVPEFEKYWNQQFSSTIQNIKMNLTGDTVRTFLSPEIVVSSGEALATFAFKDGKAADMGMRWTAVLQKLQDKWTIQSLHFSSNLLNNPVLNAAQGLGRTIAIAAGVGGFLVGVVTMLVLRRQPMKEIPAQNN; from the coding sequence ATGACGCAACAGAAATGGCTAACTAAATGCACTCAGCTACTTTGCAGTATTCTGCTAGTGCTAGGAATTTGGTGTTTACCCCAAGCGGCTTTAGCAGATAACCAACAGGAAATTAATTCAATTTTACAGACGCGAGAAATCGCCCTAGAAGCCATTAACAACCGTGATTTTTCTAAAGTTCAACCATACTTACACCCCAGCTTTACGATTACTACAGTTGACAACCAAGTGTTTCACAAAGTACCTGAATTTGAAAAGTATTGGAATCAGCAATTTTCTAGTACCATCCAAAATATCAAAATGAATCTCACAGGCGATACAGTGAGAACGTTTCTATCCCCAGAAATAGTTGTTTCATCTGGTGAAGCACTTGCGACTTTTGCTTTTAAAGATGGTAAAGCCGCAGATATGGGAATGCGTTGGACGGCTGTTTTACAAAAACTCCAAGATAAATGGACTATTCAATCGTTGCATTTTTCCTCTAACCTCTTGAATAATCCTGTCTTAAATGCAGCCCAAGGACTAGGACGAACTATCGCCATTGCGGCTGGAGTGGGCGGTTTCTTAGTGGGTGTAGTGACAATGTTAGTATTACGTCGTCAGCCTATGAAAGAAATACCAGCACAGAATAATTAA
- a CDS encoding DUF4129 domain-containing protein, which produces MSTEDFVKTSWDWQLSLFRQRIGEWVEYELYRFDNVLPEISPDWKLSPWVTNLLTFLFWLVVILFVAVVILRLWREFQPYIYAWLANNGNGGNAKSKASPENVSVTTLLERSQQLYRQGNYREACRCLYLAVLQHLHDTKILPHQYSRTDAEYLQLLKLGNQTPLQPYETLITTHEQLCFGNAQMQEENYQQCRQAYREITEK; this is translated from the coding sequence ATGTCTACAGAAGATTTTGTAAAAACTAGCTGGGATTGGCAACTGTCCCTATTTCGTCAAAGAATTGGGGAATGGGTAGAATATGAGCTTTACCGCTTCGATAATGTTTTACCAGAAATATCCCCAGACTGGAAACTCAGTCCTTGGGTGACTAATTTGTTAACTTTTTTATTTTGGTTAGTTGTAATTTTATTTGTGGCTGTAGTAATTTTGCGTTTATGGCGAGAATTTCAGCCTTATATATATGCGTGGCTAGCAAATAACGGCAATGGGGGGAATGCTAAATCAAAAGCATCTCCAGAAAACGTCTCTGTGACAACTTTATTAGAGCGATCGCAACAATTATATCGTCAAGGAAACTACCGCGAGGCTTGTCGTTGCCTTTATTTAGCGGTTTTGCAACACCTGCATGATACAAAAATTCTTCCACATCAATATAGTCGCACCGATGCCGAATATCTGCAACTACTCAAACTTGGCAATCAAACTCCCCTCCAACCCTACGAAACCTTAATTACCACTCACGAACAATTGTGTTTTGGTAACGCCCAGATGCAAGAAGAAAATTATCAACAGTGTCGCCAAGCCTATCGGGAGATTACAGAAAAATGA
- a CDS encoding DUF4350 domain-containing protein: MKKSKRNVWLGAIAIIVIIILSFFAAPSTQLYIGSTYNRAPNGYGAWYAYMQDRGISIQRWQKPLEKLKPQKPATLLRIQSSPRPADLLPDEEAWLDKGNTLVILGVRSRVSPSPFYTWQTSPDGRVAIATRRRNIKVQKNQISLGDQFGAVVWHETQEKGKVFFSVTPYIAANAYQDEIDNFKYLASLVQQKSNQIFVDEYIHGYKDEDIKDAESQGTLIDYLAQTPLLALLIQTGMVLLVLIWSQNRRLGQPVPLETPVIDNSEAYIQALAGILQKAESSDFVVEMVGKEEQLQLQKALGLGSVPLEHQTLLSLWVEKTGKSPAELDTVLKLQARKRRISQRELFTWLAKWRMLRNSH, encoded by the coding sequence ATGAAAAAATCAAAACGTAATGTCTGGTTAGGCGCGATCGCTATTATTGTCATCATCATTTTAAGTTTTTTCGCTGCTCCCAGCACTCAACTTTACATAGGTTCAACTTATAACCGCGCTCCCAACGGCTATGGAGCTTGGTACGCTTATATGCAGGATCGGGGAATTTCTATCCAACGTTGGCAAAAACCCCTAGAAAAGCTCAAACCCCAAAAACCAGCCACCCTGCTAAGAATCCAAAGTTCCCCCAGACCAGCAGACTTATTACCAGATGAAGAAGCATGGCTAGATAAAGGCAATACCTTAGTCATTTTAGGAGTGCGATCGCGCGTTAGTCCATCCCCCTTTTATACTTGGCAAACATCACCCGATGGCAGAGTAGCTATTGCCACACGTAGACGCAATATCAAAGTGCAGAAAAACCAAATTTCTTTAGGTGATCAGTTTGGCGCGGTAGTGTGGCACGAAACACAGGAAAAAGGCAAAGTATTTTTTTCTGTAACTCCCTATATAGCCGCCAACGCTTACCAAGACGAAATAGATAATTTTAAATATCTAGCCAGCTTAGTACAACAGAAAAGTAATCAAATATTTGTAGACGAATATATCCACGGCTATAAAGATGAGGATATCAAAGATGCAGAAAGTCAAGGAACCCTCATTGACTATCTAGCGCAAACTCCACTATTAGCCCTATTGATACAAACAGGAATGGTGCTATTAGTCTTAATTTGGTCACAAAATCGCCGTTTAGGTCAACCAGTCCCCCTAGAAACACCAGTCATAGATAACAGTGAAGCATACATTCAAGCTTTAGCAGGAATCTTACAAAAAGCCGAATCTAGCGACTTTGTAGTCGAAATGGTCGGGAAAGAAGAACAATTACAACTCCAAAAAGCTTTAGGTTTAGGTTCAGTCCCACTAGAACACCAAACCTTACTCAGCCTATGGGTCGAAAAAACAGGTAAAAGCCCAGCAGAATTAGACACAGTATTAAAATTGCAAGCACGCAAACGCCGCATCAGCCAACGAGAATTATTTACCTGGCTAGCAAAATGGCGAATGTTGAGGAATAGTCATTAG
- a CDS encoding Uma2 family endonuclease, whose translation MLNFDLPRYLPSADELPDSDETPVDNELQELIPGLLKAILLLLWAERMDWFFGIDMGIYYHPDQPAIVPDGFLSLGVERFYDEELRPSYVLWDEQVLPVLVLEVVSQNYRKEYSDKLDNYASLGILYYVIYSSRRRRKPHLEVHKLVNGKYELQTGNPVWLPEIGLGIGCERGNYCGVTREWMYWYDEEGKRYPTPEERINQAQQQVRLAEQRAQQEAQRAQQEAQRAQQLAERLRALGIDPDDLS comes from the coding sequence ATGTTAAACTTCGACCTCCCAAGATACTTACCTTCTGCTGACGAACTACCTGATTCTGATGAAACACCCGTGGATAATGAACTGCAAGAATTGATACCAGGGCTATTAAAAGCAATTCTGCTGCTACTTTGGGCTGAACGCATGGACTGGTTTTTTGGGATAGATATGGGTATTTATTATCACCCAGATCAACCAGCAATAGTCCCAGATGGATTTTTGAGTCTGGGGGTAGAAAGGTTTTATGATGAAGAACTGCGTCCCAGTTATGTACTGTGGGATGAACAAGTTTTACCAGTTTTGGTCTTAGAAGTCGTCTCGCAAAACTATCGCAAAGAATACAGCGATAAATTAGATAACTACGCATCTTTAGGTATACTTTACTACGTTATTTACTCTTCCCGTCGTCGCCGCAAACCTCATTTGGAAGTACATAAATTAGTCAATGGTAAGTATGAGTTACAAACTGGAAACCCAGTTTGGCTACCAGAAATTGGTTTAGGAATTGGCTGTGAACGGGGAAATTATTGTGGGGTAACAAGAGAATGGATGTATTGGTATGACGAGGAAGGAAAGCGGTATCCCACACCAGAGGAACGAATTAACCAAGCACAACAACAGGTGCGACTTGCAGAGCAACGCGCCCAACAAGAAGCCCAACGCGCTCAACAGGAAGCCCAACGCGCTCAACAGTTAGCGGAAAGATTAAGAGCATTGGGAATAGATCCCGATGATTTGTCTTGA
- a CDS encoding MoxR family ATPase, which translates to MSETRPLLIHLGEKLNQIVVGQASLVQQILIALLSGGHIILEGVPGTGKTLLVKVLAQLIQAEFRRVQLTPDVLPSDITGTNIFDLNSRSFTLKKGPVFTEVLLADEINRTPPKTQAALLEAMEEMQVTLDGESLPLPSLFWVIATQNPLEFEGTYPLPEAQLDRFLFKLVVDYPDQTAEKQMLLNRQAGFAGKRLEISSLQPVTTVEEILQARQAVKNVKVSEAIIDYLLALVRASRQAVDLALGASPRAAGAWLQTAQAAAWLAGRDFVTPDDIKAVASPLLRHRLILKPEAMLDGLQIDSVIASVMNQVAVPR; encoded by the coding sequence ATGAGCGAAACCCGTCCATTATTAATTCACCTTGGCGAAAAACTCAACCAAATCGTTGTCGGACAAGCCAGCCTAGTACAACAAATACTCATCGCACTCCTATCAGGTGGACACATCATTTTAGAAGGTGTACCAGGAACTGGTAAAACTCTCCTCGTCAAAGTCTTAGCGCAACTCATCCAAGCAGAATTTCGCCGAGTGCAATTAACACCAGATGTCTTACCTTCAGATATTACAGGGACAAATATTTTTGACTTAAACAGTCGCAGTTTCACGTTAAAAAAAGGGCCAGTTTTTACTGAAGTTTTACTGGCTGACGAAATTAACCGTACTCCTCCCAAGACTCAAGCCGCTTTACTAGAAGCAATGGAAGAGATGCAAGTCACCCTAGACGGTGAAAGTTTGCCACTACCGAGTTTATTTTGGGTAATTGCCACACAAAACCCCCTAGAATTTGAGGGGACATATCCTTTACCGGAAGCACAACTAGACCGATTTTTATTCAAACTTGTGGTAGATTATCCCGACCAAACCGCCGAAAAGCAAATGTTGTTAAATCGTCAAGCTGGTTTTGCGGGGAAACGTTTAGAAATTAGTAGTTTGCAGCCAGTGACAACGGTAGAGGAAATTTTACAGGCGCGACAAGCAGTTAAAAATGTCAAGGTATCAGAAGCAATTATTGATTATTTATTGGCTTTGGTGAGAGCATCCCGTCAAGCGGTTGATTTAGCTTTGGGTGCATCTCCCCGTGCGGCTGGTGCTTGGTTGCAGACTGCTCAAGCGGCGGCTTGGCTAGCTGGAAGGGATTTTGTGACTCCCGATGATATCAAAGCTGTTGCATCACCTCTATTGCGCCATCGTTTGATTCTCAAGCCTGAAGCTATGCTAGATGGCTTACAAATTGATTCTGTAATCGCTTCAGTGATGAATCAAGTAGCAGTACCCAGATAA
- a CDS encoding radical SAM protein — protein MNKRKLVQFVIKTSKHCNLRCRYCYEYEGLADKTAITLEQIESLFRHVADYYRNLDFPVDIEFIWHGGEPLLQHPSFYWQAFDIQNQIFDHPSDRVTNAVQTNLTLLDRERLRLLSEGFDYVGVSIDLFGGLRVYQTELESQDRVLKNMDKLLDAGIRFGCITVLSKRNIDRIADIYQFYRSMDLSARILPLFKGAFDNQHAGFEITAYETLAAYKKLFDLWISDDKFVSITPISDAIQQVVYHYTPDAPTVFYDKREWECIYLVNTDGNLYSYADAYNPERSHGNIFTTPMNQLIDNEQHWRIVSDAESRIEQTCSNCQYFGSCSGYPMAEGSREYYEVDDRGIMQCIVEQGILKYIDFRFREIGIIDQDNYKMVLDRLNVNQEVNTALSYA, from the coding sequence ATGAACAAGCGGAAATTAGTTCAATTTGTTATCAAAACATCTAAGCATTGCAATTTACGTTGTCGCTATTGCTATGAATATGAAGGTTTGGCAGATAAAACAGCCATCACTCTTGAGCAAATAGAAAGTCTGTTTCGTCATGTTGCTGACTATTATCGCAATTTAGACTTCCCAGTTGATATTGAATTTATTTGGCACGGTGGAGAGCCATTGTTGCAACACCCTAGTTTTTATTGGCAAGCATTTGATATACAAAATCAAATTTTTGATCATCCTAGCGATCGCGTCACTAATGCAGTGCAAACTAATCTAACTTTACTAGACCGGGAACGTTTAAGATTATTGTCTGAAGGGTTTGATTATGTAGGCGTATCTATAGATTTATTTGGTGGATTAAGGGTATACCAAACTGAATTAGAGTCCCAAGACCGTGTGCTGAAAAATATGGATAAGCTATTGGATGCTGGGATTAGATTTGGCTGCATCACCGTCTTGAGCAAACGTAATATTGATCGGATTGCTGACATTTATCAGTTCTATCGTTCAATGGATTTATCTGCTAGAATTCTCCCTCTCTTTAAAGGTGCTTTTGATAATCAACACGCTGGTTTTGAAATTACTGCCTATGAAACCTTGGCAGCCTATAAAAAGCTTTTCGATCTCTGGATATCAGATGATAAATTTGTGTCTATAACTCCCATTTCCGACGCAATTCAACAGGTTGTTTATCATTATACTCCTGATGCCCCAACAGTTTTTTATGATAAGCGCGAGTGGGAATGTATTTATCTAGTGAATACTGATGGAAACCTTTACAGCTACGCCGATGCTTACAATCCAGAACGTAGTCACGGTAATATCTTTACCACACCTATGAACCAATTAATTGATAATGAACAGCATTGGCGAATTGTCAGCGATGCAGAATCACGCATTGAACAAACTTGTAGTAATTGTCAATATTTTGGTAGTTGTAGCGGTTATCCAATGGCAGAAGGTAGCCGTGAGTATTATGAAGTCGATGATCGCGGTATTATGCAATGTATTGTTGAACAAGGAATATTAAAATACATTGATTTCCGATTTCGTGAAATCGGTATTATTGACCAAGATAATTATAAGATGGTTCTAGACCGTCTCAATGTTAATCAAGAAGTAAACACGGCATTAAGCTATGCTTAA
- a CDS encoding LysR family transcriptional regulator yields MKISQLRAVVAVAERGNFSEAALELQLTQPAISHAIATLEDELGVPLFARGRYGAVLTPAGERILYHARQAIQHLEMMQQEANLHRGLHGGHVRIASFRSVATHLLPKAIAQFHEHFPDVAVTIIEGLSYLEVEQCLREGRAEIGITYIPTSDEFEAWEIFRDEYVALIPPKAKISGSKITWEDINAYSPVILACLPCGRTLHHHFKQEAPFIHTTSHIQEDSTIVSLVNQGLSAAILPRLAAVPIPSNVQVYSLPQPLERVIGVAVLSHSLHIPAVFKFLEMLKEFDFQSLAKFT; encoded by the coding sequence ATGAAAATTTCCCAACTTCGCGCCGTAGTTGCAGTAGCGGAGCGCGGTAATTTTAGTGAAGCAGCGTTAGAATTACAGCTTACCCAACCGGCGATTAGTCATGCGATCGCGACTTTAGAAGATGAATTAGGTGTACCCTTATTTGCTAGGGGTCGTTATGGTGCAGTTTTGACACCTGCGGGAGAGCGAATTTTATATCATGCGCGTCAGGCTATACAGCATCTAGAGATGATGCAACAGGAAGCCAACCTGCACAGAGGTTTACATGGTGGTCATGTGCGGATAGCCTCCTTTCGGAGTGTAGCAACTCATTTATTACCAAAAGCGATCGCGCAGTTTCATGAACATTTCCCAGATGTTGCTGTCACTATTATCGAGGGTCTTTCTTACTTAGAAGTGGAACAATGTTTACGTGAAGGGCGTGCTGAGATAGGCATTACTTATATACCTACCAGCGATGAATTTGAAGCTTGGGAAATCTTCCGTGATGAGTATGTGGCATTAATTCCACCCAAAGCAAAAATTAGCGGTTCTAAAATTACTTGGGAAGATATTAACGCATATTCTCCAGTCATCCTGGCTTGCTTACCCTGTGGACGAACCTTACATCATCACTTCAAGCAAGAAGCACCCTTTATTCATACCACCAGCCACATTCAAGAAGACTCGACTATCGTTAGTTTAGTTAACCAAGGATTAAGCGCAGCCATTCTACCCCGTCTAGCCGCCGTACCTATTCCTTCAAATGTACAAGTTTATAGCTTACCTCAGCCATTAGAAAGAGTCATAGGAGTTGCTGTTTTATCTCATTCTTTACATATTCCAGCCGTGTTTAAATTTCTGGAAATGCTCAAAGAATTCGATTTTCAAAGTTTAGCTAAATTTACCTAA
- a CDS encoding glutathione S-transferase family protein yields MTQLNLVIGNKNYSSWSLRPWLAMKQLGLEFQETQIMLSNPDFGVKIRQYSPSAKVPVLLHNHQTVWDSLAICEYLAETFPTLHWWPSDQTARAFARSISAEMHSGFLHLRQNMPMNCRAKYPGKGLTPNVQQDIDRIMAIWQETRQKFGIEGNFLFGQFTIADAFFAPVVLRFVTYDVQLDPISQAYVETILAIPAMQEWIQAAKNETEVIPHYEK; encoded by the coding sequence ATGACACAACTAAATCTAGTAATTGGTAATAAGAATTATTCATCTTGGTCACTCCGTCCTTGGTTAGCGATGAAGCAACTAGGATTAGAGTTTCAAGAAACTCAGATTATGCTGAGTAATCCCGACTTTGGGGTCAAAATTCGCCAATATTCACCCTCAGCCAAAGTGCCTGTACTGCTACATAATCATCAAACCGTGTGGGATTCTCTAGCGATTTGTGAATATTTAGCGGAAACATTTCCCACCTTGCATTGGTGGCCAAGTGATCAAACAGCAAGAGCATTTGCTCGTTCCATCAGTGCAGAAATGCACTCAGGATTTTTGCATCTCCGCCAAAATATGCCCATGAACTGCCGTGCTAAATATCCAGGTAAAGGCTTAACGCCTAACGTACAACAAGATATTGACAGGATTATGGCTATTTGGCAAGAAACACGCCAGAAATTTGGAATTGAGGGCAATTTTTTATTTGGTCAATTCACCATTGCAGATGCTTTCTTTGCTCCTGTTGTCTTACGGTTTGTAACTTACGATGTCCAGCTAGATCCTATTTCTCAAGCCTATGTGGAGACAATTTTAGCAATCCCAGCAATGCAAGAGTGGATACAAGCCGCCAAAAATGAAACAGAAGTCATTCCTCATTACGAAAAGTAA
- a CDS encoding pyridoxamine 5'-phosphate oxidase family protein — translation MAKVFDCITPQLQDFIAAQKLFFVASAPLSPDGHVNLSPKGLDCLRLLSPHQVAYLDLTGSGNETSAHLEENGRITLMFCAFEEPACILRLYGRGKTILPNSPDWNSLYSLFPPIPGTRQIIVIDVERVQTSCGFGVPLYEYQGQRQTLVTWAEKKGEEGVKEYQQQKNLVSIDGLATPLSQ, via the coding sequence ATGGCTAAAGTTTTTGATTGCATTACCCCACAATTGCAAGACTTTATTGCAGCCCAAAAATTATTTTTTGTCGCTTCTGCACCCCTAAGTCCTGATGGTCATGTGAATTTATCACCCAAAGGATTAGATTGTTTGCGTTTGCTTTCTCCCCATCAGGTAGCTTACCTAGATTTGACCGGTAGTGGTAATGAAACATCAGCGCATTTAGAAGAAAATGGGCGGATTACTTTAATGTTCTGTGCTTTTGAAGAACCAGCTTGCATATTACGTCTTTACGGACGAGGCAAGACAATCTTACCCAATTCACCTGATTGGAACTCTTTATACTCTTTGTTTCCTCCCATTCCTGGTACGCGTCAAATTATTGTGATTGATGTGGAACGTGTGCAGACATCTTGTGGTTTTGGTGTACCACTCTACGAATATCAAGGTCAACGCCAAACTCTAGTGACTTGGGCAGAGAAAAAGGGAGAAGAGGGCGTTAAAGAGTATCAACAACAGAAAAATCTTGTCAGTATTGATGGACTAGCTACTCCTTTGAGTCAATAG